The window GAGGAAGAAGTCCGCGATCAGGATCGCGAGCGAGCCGAGGACGACGGCCGACGTCGTCGACGTGCCGACGCCCTCCGCCCCGCCCTTCGTGTCGTAACCGGTCTGGCACCCGATCATCGAGAAGAGAAGCCCGAAGACGGCCGCCTTGATGAGCCCGGACGTCATGTCTTCCATGTCCAGGTACTGGAACGTGTTGTTCAGGTACACGACCGGGTTCGCGCCGAGGTACTGGACCGCGACGACGTAGCCGCCGAGGATGCCCGTCACGTCCGCGAGGACGACGAGCATCGGGGCGACGATGATCGAGGCGAGGACGCGCGGCACGAAGAGGTACTGAACCGGGTCCGTCGCGAGGGAGACGAGCGCGTCGATCTGCTCCGTGACGCGCATCGAGCCGAGCTCGGCCGCCATCGCGCTCCCCGCGCGGCCCGTCACCATGAGCCCCGTGAGGACGGGCCCGAGCTCGCGCAGCATCGAGAGGGCGACGACCGAGCCGATGTAGCCCTCGGCGTGGAAGCGCTGGAACCCCTTGAACGTCTGGAGCGCGAGGACGCCCCCGGTGAAGAGCGCCGTCAGGAAGACGACGGGGACCGAGTCGACCCCGACGCGCACGACCTGTTTGGCCGTCATCGAGATCTGGTACGGGGGCAGGAAGAAGCCGCGGATCGTCTGTCCGAGAAGCTCGAAGAAGCGCCCGACTCCCTCGAGCAGACGCAGAACCGGGCGCCCGATGGCTTCGAGGACGTTCTTCACGGGAACTTCGACACTTGAGCCACGGTGCGGCCGCCTTCGATGATGATACGCGGCACGCGCGGCCCGATACCGCACAGGACCTCCCACGCGACGGTGTCGGCCGCGGCGGCGAGCTCGTCCACGCCCAGTCGAGAGCCGGATTGCGCGCCGAAGAAGACGACCTCGTCCCCCCGGGCCGGCGGCGACGGCAGGTCGGTCACGTCGACCTCCGTGAGATCCATCGAGATGCGCCCCGCGATCGGGCAGCGCTTCCCGCCGACGAGGACCTGTCCCCTGTTCGAGAGCGACCGCCGAACCCCGTCCGCGTAACCCGCCACGACGACCGCGAGCGTCGTCGTCCGCGCGCAGACGAACGTGCCGGCGTATCCGACGCGAGTCCCAGCTGGGACGGTCTTGACCTGGTCGACGACGGAAACGAACGACATGACGTCTCGGAGAGAGTCATTTGCTTCGGATCGGAAATCGGGGACCTTCACGTAGAGGGCCAGTCCGGGGCGGACGTGGGTGACGGCCGAAGAGGAAGAGGAAGAAGAGGAAGACGAAGAGGAAGATTTCTTAGAAGGTGAAGAGGCCAGACGCGAAAGCGTTCCACCCGAGTTGTCCATGTGGATCATGGACGGCCGATGACCCGCCGCGCGGACCCTCTCTAAACCTTCTAAGAAAATCTTCGACTGGTCTGCGTTCTGCTCCGACGTCACGTCGTACGCAGTGGCAAAATTCTGGAATACACCTTCTAAGAAAATCTTCTTCCCGATCCCCTCGATGATCGCGAGGGCCCGGGGCAGGTCCTCGGGGCGCAGGCCGAGCCGCGTCATGCCGGTGTCGAGCTTGAGATGCGCGGGAAGGGGCGCGTGCGACGCTTCTCTCCCCTCTTCACCTTCTAAGAAAATCTTCATCTCCTCGGCCTGTTCGACCGAATGGATGTTCGGAGTGAGCCCGCCCGCGACGAGCGCGGGCAGCTGGTCTTTCCCGATCCACCCCATGACGAGGATCGGCTGCGTGATTCCCGCCCGCCGGAGCTCGAGGCCCTCCTCCACGGCGGCGACCGCGAAGGCGGTCGCCCCCTCCTTCGCGAGGCGCCGGGCGACGTGCACGGCGCCGTGCCCGTAGGCGTCCGCTTTCACGACCGGCAGAACCTTGCAGCCGGGCGGCAGGCCGGCGCCGAGCACGCGGAAGTTCGACGCCACCGCGTCGAGGTCGACGACGGCCCGCGTCGGGCGGAGCGCCGGGGTCACAGCCCGGGGCCTTCGCTCATCATCGCGAGGTCGGAGAAGCGCGTGTACTCGCCCGACCACCCGAGCGTAAAGCGGTCCGTCGGGCCGTTCCGCTGCTTGGCGATGATGACGTCGCAGATGTTCTTCTGCTCCGTGTCCTTGTCGTAGTACTCGGGGCGCGAGAGGAAGAGAACGACGTCGGCGTCCTGCTCGATGGCGCCCGACTCGCGCAGGTCGCTGAGCACCGGCTCCTTCTCGGCCCCGCGCTGCTCCGTGCGGCGCGACAGCTGCGAGAGGGCGATGACCGGCACGTCGAGCTCCTTGGCGAGCGCCTTGAGGCCGCGCGAGAACGC is drawn from Acidobacteriota bacterium and contains these coding sequences:
- the alr gene encoding alanine racemase gives rise to the protein MTPALRPTRAVVDLDAVASNFRVLGAGLPPGCKVLPVVKADAYGHGAVHVARRLAKEGATAFAVAAVEEGLELRRAGITQPILVMGWIGKDQLPALVAGGLTPNIHSVEQAEEMKIFLEGEEGREASHAPLPAHLKLDTGMTRLGLRPEDLPRALAIIEGIGKKIFLEGVFQNFATAYDVTSEQNADQSKIFLEGLERVRAAGHRPSMIHMDNSGGTLSRLASSPSKKSSSSSSSSSSSSSAVTHVRPGLALYVKVPDFRSEANDSLRDVMSFVSVVDQVKTVPAGTRVGYAGTFVCARTTTLAVVVAGYADGVRRSLSNRGQVLVGGKRCPIAGRISMDLTEVDVTDLPSPPARGDEVVFFGAQSGSRLGVDELAAAADTVAWEVLCGIGPRVPRIIIEGGRTVAQVSKFP
- a CDS encoding ABC transporter permease, whose product is MKNVLEAIGRPVLRLLEGVGRFFELLGQTIRGFFLPPYQISMTAKQVVRVGVDSVPVVFLTALFTGGVLALQTFKGFQRFHAEGYIGSVVALSMLRELGPVLTGLMVTGRAGSAMAAELGSMRVTEQIDALVSLATDPVQYLFVPRVLASIIVAPMLVVLADVTGILGGYVVAVQYLGANPVVYLNNTFQYLDMEDMTSGLIKAAVFGLLFSMIGCQTGYDTKGGAEGVGTSTTSAVVLGSLAILIADFFLTKVLF